Part of the Desulfosalsimonas propionicica genome is shown below.
TGTTGATGCCGCAGTCGCACACAAACACCCCGATTCTGGGAATTTCGCCTTCCACATCGATTTCATCGGGCCGGACCACTTCCTTTAACAGGGTGTTTCGGGATTCGGTCAGATTCCGGCCGGCGGCACAGGCCGCAGCACTGGCTTCTGTGACCGAGGTGGGAATGTCTTTTGGTCCCTGGAAGATGCCGCAGGCAAACACGCCGTCCCTGGAAGTGTTAACCGGGGCAAACGGGCTGGTTTCGGCAAAGTTGTATTTGTTTAGATCAATTTGGAGCCGTTTGGCGGTTTCCATGGTGGACTGAGGAATCTGGAGGCCAACGGAAAGCACCACCATGTCAAATTCTTCTTCCACGATGTTGCCGGCCTCGTCCACGTAGTGCAGCAGAAGATTGCCGGTTTCCGGCATTTCGGTGATCGTGTGAATCCGGGATTTGACAAACCTGACCCCGGCGTTGTCCTTTGCGCGGATGTAGTATTTTTCATAATCCTTGCCAAAAGTGCGGATATCCATGTTGAAAATGGCGCAATCCAGATCGTGTTCCGCATGGTCCTTGGCGATCATGGCTTCCTTGATGGCATACATGCAGCAGACAGACGAGCAGTAGCCGTTGCCGCACCGGTTGGTGTCCCGGGAGCCGATGCACTGGAGCCAGGCGATTTTTTCCGGCTCCTTATGGTCCAATGGCCGCACCAGGTGGCCCATGGTGGGCCCGGATGCCGACAGGATCCGCTCGAACTCGGCGGCGGTAATTACATTGGGACTGGATTTGTACTTGTAGGTGTCTTCCAGGTCCGAAGGATCAAAAACGTCATTTCCCGGGCACAAAACAAGGGAGCCAACCGCGATGTCGCGCTCCTGTACGGTTTGCTCGTGGTCGATGGCGTCGGCCAGGCAGGCCTTGACGCATTGATAGCATTCCGAGCAGATGCCGCATTTCAGGCACCTGTCAGCTTCTGCCTGGGCCTCCTGTTCATTGTAGCCAAACGAGACTTCCAGGAAATTGCACTCCCTGGCCTCCGGGTCCAGGCATCGCACGGGTACGCGATCCTTGTGGGGCTCGTTGATCACATCCGGCTTGTCATATGTCCATTCTTTCTCCCGACCCTCGTGCAGATCCAGGCCGTTGATATAGCGGTGGATGCTTTCAGCGGCCTCCTTGCCGCAGGCAACAGCATCAACCACTGACTTGGGGCCGTAAAAGGCGTCTCCCCCGGAAAAGACCCATTCCATGGTGGTCTGAAGCGTGACCGGATCTCCCTCCAGGCCACGGGCGTTCATGGGCACATTTTGGCCTTCGAGATCCGAGGCATCGGTTGCCTGGCCGATGGACAAAATGAGCGTGTCTCCGAAAAAGGCCTCGCAGGCGCTTTCGTCAAACTCCGGGTTAAACCGGCCTTCCGGGTCAAATACATTGGTACAGGTTTTAAATTCAATGCCGGAAAACCGGTTTTCATTGTTGATAAAAAAGTTTTTGGGGCCGTAGGAATTGACGATTTTGATATCGCTTTCCAGGGCTTCCTCGATTTCATGTTCCCATGCCGGCATTTCCTCGCGTTTTTCCAGGCAGACCATGGTGACGTTTTCCGCGCCTTTTCGCTTGGCGGTCAAAGCCACGTCAACGGCCACGTTGCCCCCGCCGATCACCAGCACGTCCTTGCCCACGGGCACGTCATTTCCAAGGGCGGTTTCCCTTAAGAAATCCACACCCTGGAGCACACCCTCGGCATCCTCGTTTTCAATGCCCAGGCTGCGTCCCTTGTGGAGTCCGATGGCCATGAATACGGCCGAATACCCGTCTGCTTTCAAACTGTCAAAGGTGATGTCTTTGCCGAATGTGACCCCGGTTTTGATTTCAACGCCCTGATCACGGATAATATCGATTTCCCGCTGCAGCATATCTCTGGGAAGGCGGTATTCTGGGATGCCCACAGCCATCATGCCGCCGGCCACGGGCAGTTTTTCATAAATGGTGACCCCGTAGCCTTTTCTGGCCAGAAAAGAGGCGGCTGCAAGACCTGCCGGACCCGAGCCGATCACGGCCACTTTTTCGCTGCGTTTTTCTTCAGCGGCTTCGGGCAGTATTTTTTCGTCTTCCTGCTTTTCCCAGTCCGCCAGAAACCGGTGCAGTTCCCGGATGGCCAGGGGTTCGTCATAGTCGTTTCGGGTGCAGGCACTTTCGCAGGGATGGTGACAGACCCGGCCGCAGACGGCCGGAAACGGGTGTGCGTCCCGGAACAGCTCTAAAGCTTCCCGGTATTTGCCCTGGTTGATCAGCGCGATATATCCCTGAATGCTGACGTGTGCCGGGCAGGTGGCCTTGCAGGGGGCTGTTCCCCGCTTGCTGATGGCATAGGCACCGGGGATGGCCTGGGCGTATTTCTTGTAGGCCGCCTTTCGGGTGGCGATGCCAAAATCTTGTTCACTGGGGACCTCGATAGGGCAGACATTGGCGCATTCCCCGCAGCTGGTGCATTTGTCAATGTCAATATAGCGCGGTTCCTGTCGGATATGGGCACTGAAATGCCCGGGATCGCCGTTTAATTCCAGCAGTTCGGTGTTGGTGAGCAATTCGATGTTTAAGTGCCGGCCGACCTCGACCAGTTTGGGCGAGATGACTCACATGGCACAGTCATTGGTGGGAAAGGTCTTGTCCAACTGGGACATGAGCCCGCCAATGGCAGATGTTTTTTCCACCAGATAAACATAGTATCCGGAATTGGCAAGATCAAGAGCGCTTTGCATCCCGGAGATGCCGGCGCCCACAACCATAACGGAGCCGACCGGCGCCTGGCCGGAGCCGGCCACAGGGGCTTGTTCATTTTGTTCCATTCATGTTCTCCCTTATATTCTTGAATTCGGCCTGATGCTGTTGAATATGACGGGACAGGCCCAGCATGGCGCTGGAGGCCATGGTAACCATAAAACCGGTTTTTGTATTAAAGGGCCGGCAACGCTGTAGTTTGGCGCGTCCCTGTCGGTGCTGCCGGCAACTGCCGTTATTGGAATTTTTTCAGAAATTTGATCCAGTTGATACTATAAATGCAATACAGTGTCAATGGGAATAAACACCTCTCTGTTGTTGGATATCCGGGCCTGCGGGAAATCATTGCCGGCTTCTGCTTTTGGTATCCATGTTATCTGGCAGATTCGGAGTGAATTGCTCCTGAAGTTGTTCTTTTGGGTTTATGCTCAATACAAGGGCTTCAATGCTTAACTTTTCAGCCAGTTGGATGCCTTTTTCGGTTCCGAGCACTGTGATGGCCGTTGCCGCCCCATCCAGCAGGGCGCTTGAATGACCGCCGAAATCAGCCGTGGTGACCCCGGCGATTTTTTCCGAAACCGGCCGGCCGGTTTTCGGGCTGAAAATGTGGTAAAAAGAGTGGCCCTGAATAACAAGGGGCTGACGGTAATTGCCGCTGGTCGACACCCGAATGTCGGCCGGCGACGAGATCGTTTTCCAGATTTTTTCCATGTCCCGGGGATGCTGGATGCCGATGCGCCATGGACGCCGGAGACGGGAACCGAAAGCCGCCACTTCCCCGCCGAGCTGAACCATGCCCGCTTGAATGCCGGCACCCCGGAGTACGTCCCGGCTCCGGTCCACGGCAAAGCCCTTGGCAATGCCGCCGAAATCAAATTGCATGCCGCTGGCCGAGCACGCCACAGCCGGCGGATTGTCCATGATCGTGACCTTGTCAAAGCCGGTGCGGGCCAGTATGCGTTGAATATCTCTGCTGGAAGGGATTTGTTGGGTTTTGACCGCGTTTTGCCACAATTTTTTC
Proteins encoded:
- a CDS encoding FAD-dependent oxidoreductase, which codes for MEQNEQAPVAGSGQAPVGSVMVVGAGISGMQSALDLANSGYYVYLVEKTSAIGGLMSQLDKTFPTNDCAMUVISPKLVEVGRHLNIELLTNTELLELNGDPGHFSAHIRQEPRYIDIDKCTSCGECANVCPIEVPSEQDFGIATRKAAYKKYAQAIPGAYAISKRGTAPCKATCPAHVSIQGYIALINQGKYREALELFRDAHPFPAVCGRVCHHPCESACTRNDYDEPLAIRELHRFLADWEKQEDEKILPEAAEEKRSEKVAVIGSGPAGLAAASFLARKGYGVTIYEKLPVAGGMMAVGIPEYRLPRDMLQREIDIIRDQGVEIKTGVTFGKDITFDSLKADGYSAVFMAIGLHKGRSLGIENEDAEGVLQGVDFLRETALGNDVPVGKDVLVIGGGNVAVDVALTAKRKGAENVTMVCLEKREEMPAWEHEIEEALESDIKIVNSYGPKNFFINNENRFSGIEFKTCTNVFDPEGRFNPEFDESACEAFFGDTLILSIGQATDASDLEGQNVPMNARGLEGDPVTLQTTMEWVFSGGDAFYGPKSVVDAVACGKEAAESIHRYINGLDLHEGREKEWTYDKPDVINEPHKDRVPVRCLDPEARECNFLEVSFGYNEQEAQAEADRCLKCGICSECYQCVKACLADAIDHEQTVQERDIAVGSLVLCPGNDVFDPSDLEDTYKYKSSPNVITAAEFERILSASGPTMGHLVRPLDHKEPEKIAWLQCIGSRDTNRCGNGYCSSVCCMYAIKEAMIAKDHAEHDLDCAIFNMDIRTFGKDYEKYYIRAKDNAGVRFVKSRIHTITEMPETGNLLLHYVDEAGNIVEEEFDMVVLSVGLQIPQSTMETAKRLQIDLNKYNFAETSPFAPVNTSRDGVFACGIFQGPKDIPTSVTEASAAACAAGRNLTESRNTLLKEVVRPDEIDVEGEIPRIGVFVCDCGINIAGVIDVPHVREYAEKLPYVVYSGENLFTCSQDAQDQMKETIKEHNINRVVVSSCTPKTHEPIFMDTLESVGLNKYLFEMANIRNQDSWVHGDNPEMATEKAKELVRMAVGRAASLQPLHERQIPVTKRALVVGGGVAGMNAALGIADQGFEVVLVEKEAELGGLANRLTKTIEGMDVGDYLTGLVDQVSAHSRIEVMTSSVIVDFSGFKGNFTTELLVGEDMVSRKIEHGVTIMATGATEYQPSEYLYGENPRVVTQLELGSRLEEKGAADNLNTVVMIQCIGSRNEENPNCSRICCQSAIKNAIHIKKLNPETQVYILYRDIRTYGLLEDYYTEARRLGVKFFRFDPENPPEVSVSGELVNVVFNDHILNRKVSADADLLVLSAGMEAADTDELANIMKLNRTPEHFFTEAHVKLRPVEMDKAGVFLCGTAHSPQLLSESIAQAMAAASRATTMLTQPYLTLSAVTAQVDPEKCASCLICVRTCPYGVPHINEEGVSEIDDATCQGCGACAAECPAKAIELRWYEDDLIISKVDALLEGEES
- a CDS encoding FAD:protein FMN transferase, with protein sequence MGDRKIQPLEQFVKISRSSLLLGIVAAIPALAVLAALLFLPLGQPNAKNDSKNASGQKSTISLTRPEPDWWESRRLIYFDIPARVLFYLPNGSRGEAEAVARAVWNEFERIGRIFNPSDPQSEVSRLNAADKTAPVAISNEMHAVFCISKRLWDASSGAFDPSTAPLKKLWQNAVKTQQIPSSRDIQRILARTGFDKVTIMDNPPAVACSASGMQFDFGGIAKGFAVDRSRDVLRGAGIQAGMVQLGGEVAAFGSRLRRPWRIGIQHPRDMEKIWKTISSPADIRVSTSGNYRQPLVIQGHSFYHIFSPKTGRPVSEKIAGVTTADFGGHSSALLDGAATAITVLGTEKGIQLAEKLSIEALVLSINPKEQLQEQFTPNLPDNMDTKSRSRQ